Proteins encoded in a region of the Peromyscus leucopus breed LL Stock chromosome 15, UCI_PerLeu_2.1, whole genome shotgun sequence genome:
- the Shisa4 gene encoding protein shisa-4: protein MPPAGPRGAAPLAAVVLLVLGTPLALASEDCLWYLDRNGSWHPGFDCEFFTFCCGTCYQRYCCRDLTLLITERQQKHCLAFSPKTIAGIASAVILFVAVVATTICCFLCSCCYLYRRRQQLQSPFEGQEIPMTGIPMQPVYQYTPDPKAGPAPPQPGFMYPPSGPAPQYPLYPAGPPIYNPAAPPPYMPPQPSYPGA, encoded by the exons ATGCCGCCCGCGGGGCCCCGCGGGGCCGCGCCGCTGGCTGCTGTGGTCCTGCTGGTGCTGGGGACTCCTCTGG CGCTAGCGAGCGAAGACTGCTTGTGGTATCTGGACCGGAATGGCTCCTGGCATCCGGGATTTGACTGCGAGTTCTTCACCTTCTGCTGCGGGACCTGCTACCAGCGGTACTGCTGCAGGGATCTGACCTTACTCATCACCGAGAGACAGCAGAAACACTGCCTGGCCTTCAG TCCCAAGACCATCGCAGGCATCGCCTCTGCCGTAATCCTCTTTGTTGCTGTGGTTGCCACGACCATCTGCTGTTTCCTCTGTTCCTGTTGCTACCTGTACCGAAGGCGCCAGCAGCTCCAGAGCCCATTTGAAG GCCAGGAGATTCCAATGACAGGCATCCCAATGCAGCCAGTATACCAATACACCCCGGACCCCAAAGCTGGTCCTGCACCTCCACAACCTGGTTTCATGTACCCACCTAGTGGTCCTGCTCCTCAGTATCCTCTCTACCCAGCTGGGCCCCCAATCTACAACCCTGCAG CTCCTCCTCCCTACATGCCACCACAGCCCTCTTATCCAGGAGCCTGA